In Levilactobacillus brevis, a single genomic region encodes these proteins:
- a CDS encoding RNA degradosome polyphosphate kinase — MTVDYKNPKYYTNRELSWLDFNDRVLEEARDKANPLLERVRFLGITQSNVDEFFMVRVASLSKLAAVNYPKPDASGMTAEDQLLAVNAKAHDQVVKQYSTLNRMLIPLLANLNVHLKLVKELSSQQFRFIQKYFNDEISPALTPMAVDSSRPFPFIGNNTLNIALRLFKDGNKKDKRFATVQVPDIFPRTVRLPGAENDFILLEDIIKAFIGNLFIGYEVKEAANYRVIRDMDLDVAEEDTSDLLKEVEQQLKRREHGGAVRMEVEAGISDSLEKRLAHSIKIADYAVYSIGGPIDLTFLSKWTKQISNHDDQLYPPFTPAQTPGVTADDDIFKTIRHNDVLVHHPFDSFSAVTELIRQAAYDDEVLAIKMTLYRVSANSPIIKYLGSAAQNGKQVTVLVEVKARFDEENNVHWAQQLEKMGCHVIYGLIGLKTHCKLTLIVRREPDGIRRYMHMGTGNYNDVTAHFYTDLGLMTTNTDMGIDASNIFNMLSGYSEPPYFHQLHMSPDGIREFIVSKIDQEITNAKAGQPAWIEMKMNSLSDSDMIAKLYEASHAGVHIKLLVRGICCLNVGIPEISENIEVHSIVGRYLEHSRIYGFANNGDPLIYLSSADLMTRNLNRRVELLFPILQANLRQRVFDIFATLWHDNVKTRVLLADRTFTRVDRRGLDPLNAQSVFMQEALNKSHRGDEDHLKAANAPRQFKPMLSPKNQPKSPIDRSPQ, encoded by the coding sequence ATGACAGTGGATTATAAGAACCCTAAGTACTATACCAACCGGGAATTAAGCTGGTTAGACTTCAACGACCGCGTCCTGGAAGAGGCCCGCGATAAGGCCAATCCTTTGTTAGAGCGCGTGCGGTTCCTCGGCATCACTCAAAGTAACGTGGACGAGTTCTTCATGGTGCGGGTGGCCTCGCTATCCAAGCTGGCTGCCGTCAACTATCCTAAGCCCGACGCTTCGGGTATGACGGCCGAGGATCAACTCCTGGCGGTTAACGCCAAGGCACACGATCAGGTGGTCAAGCAGTATTCCACTTTAAATCGTATGTTGATTCCCCTGTTAGCCAATCTGAACGTTCACCTCAAGTTAGTTAAGGAGCTGTCTTCACAACAATTCCGGTTCATTCAGAAGTATTTCAATGACGAAATTTCACCGGCCCTGACGCCCATGGCGGTTGACAGCTCACGGCCATTTCCATTTATCGGGAATAACACCCTGAACATCGCCCTGCGGCTCTTCAAGGACGGCAATAAGAAGGACAAACGTTTTGCCACCGTGCAAGTGCCGGACATCTTCCCGCGGACGGTACGGTTACCGGGGGCCGAGAATGACTTTATCCTGTTGGAAGACATCATCAAGGCCTTCATCGGTAACCTGTTCATCGGTTACGAAGTCAAGGAAGCCGCGAACTACCGGGTCATCCGGGACATGGACTTGGACGTGGCCGAAGAGGACACCTCCGACCTGTTGAAGGAAGTGGAACAACAACTGAAACGCCGAGAACACGGGGGGGCCGTCCGGATGGAAGTCGAAGCCGGCATTTCCGATTCACTGGAGAAGCGTCTGGCACACTCGATCAAGATTGCCGACTACGCCGTTTACAGTATTGGTGGCCCCATCGACCTGACCTTCCTGAGCAAATGGACCAAGCAAATCAGCAATCACGACGACCAACTCTATCCGCCATTTACACCGGCACAAACGCCGGGCGTTACGGCTGACGACGACATTTTCAAGACGATTCGGCACAATGACGTTCTGGTTCATCACCCGTTCGACTCCTTCTCGGCCGTCACCGAACTCATCCGGCAAGCGGCCTACGACGATGAAGTGTTGGCCATCAAGATGACGTTGTACCGGGTCTCCGCGAACTCACCAATCATCAAGTACCTTGGCTCCGCTGCCCAAAACGGTAAGCAGGTCACGGTACTGGTAGAAGTCAAGGCGCGGTTCGATGAGGAAAACAACGTGCACTGGGCCCAACAGCTAGAAAAGATGGGCTGTCACGTTATCTATGGACTGATTGGCCTGAAGACCCACTGTAAGTTGACCCTGATTGTCCGGCGGGAACCCGACGGCATTCGGCGTTACATGCACATGGGAACCGGGAACTACAACGACGTCACGGCCCACTTCTACACCGACCTGGGCTTAATGACCACCAACACGGACATGGGGATTGACGCCTCCAACATCTTTAACATGTTGTCAGGCTACTCGGAACCACCCTACTTCCATCAACTACACATGTCACCGGACGGTATTCGCGAATTCATCGTCAGCAAGATTGACCAGGAAATCACCAACGCCAAGGCCGGTCAACCGGCGTGGATCGAGATGAAGATGAACTCCCTGTCCGATTCCGACATGATCGCCAAGCTCTATGAGGCCTCCCATGCCGGCGTGCACATCAAGTTGTTGGTCCGGGGTATCTGCTGCCTCAACGTGGGCATCCCCGAGATTAGTGAAAATATCGAAGTACACTCCATCGTGGGCCGTTACCTGGAACACAGTCGGATCTACGGCTTCGCCAACAACGGCGACCCCCTGATCTACCTATCCAGCGCCGACCTCATGACGCGGAATCTGAATCGACGGGTGGAACTGCTCTTCCCAATTCTGCAGGCAAACTTGCGGCAACGGGTCTTTGACATTTTCGCCACGCTCTGGCATGATAACGTCAAGACACGGGTGCTTCTCGCCGATCGGACCTTTACTCGGGTCGATCGACGCGGCTTGGATCCGTTGAACGCTCAATCCGTCTTCATGCAAGAGGCCTTGAACAAAAGCCATCGTGGCGACGAGGACCACTTGAAGGCGGCCAACGCACCACGACAATTCAAACCAATGCTTAGTCCTAAGAATCAACCAAAATCCCCCATTGATCGGAGTCCTCAGTAA
- a CDS encoding HD domain-containing protein — protein MTFMADNYFGAMLINVSSMELSIVNLKTGAQTERVKSTVAIGENIYNHEEIDFETVAEAAEALRGFLQVIKDYGVTNYQVWGSQALSTAPNAEFIRDQIFVRTGLSIKWLSLGEESFVRNEAIALKFADYHRLVKKHAAIIGLNSGSATLSFFAHDNLVASHNMKLGPVRIKEVLQSLRATAPNPVDVLDDYINSKVDDFYRFLPEQLQTTSNQVILIGAAPLNNYFIPKDAVSYTLPLKQFNEFSREVIGASDQYLMERLHLTEENVELVLPEVLLIQKLLTVVHADKLYLVNLNVLDGLTTNEEIAAGNHKYHFENQILASADDLARRFRVEPHHMELVRHFALHLFDQLKTLHRLTPRDRLLLQIAAIVHDIGGFIDTHEHYLHSDYVLKQSEMLGLSAEETQIIAAVSRYHSTRTPAEDITHFQQLTAEKRLTVAKLAAILRLADALDDAHQQTIQRISVSVRTNKVIITAFSDDDLSLIRWAFNYKAQFFTDVFGLQPVFKQRRLHK, from the coding sequence ATGACGTTTATGGCTGATAATTATTTTGGCGCAATGCTCATTAATGTTTCCAGTATGGAACTATCAATCGTGAACCTAAAAACCGGCGCTCAGACCGAGCGGGTCAAATCGACCGTCGCCATTGGGGAAAATATTTACAACCATGAAGAAATTGATTTTGAAACCGTCGCCGAGGCGGCCGAAGCCTTGCGTGGATTTCTGCAAGTAATCAAAGATTATGGCGTGACGAACTACCAAGTCTGGGGGTCACAGGCCTTGTCCACGGCACCCAACGCGGAGTTCATTCGTGACCAAATCTTCGTGCGTACCGGTCTGAGCATCAAATGGCTCTCCTTGGGGGAAGAGTCCTTCGTCCGTAACGAAGCCATCGCCTTGAAGTTTGCCGACTACCACCGGCTCGTAAAAAAACACGCGGCCATTATCGGCCTGAACTCGGGGAGTGCCACGCTCTCGTTCTTCGCCCACGATAATCTGGTGGCGTCACACAACATGAAGCTGGGGCCCGTACGGATTAAGGAAGTGTTACAGAGTCTGCGGGCCACGGCCCCGAATCCAGTCGACGTACTGGACGACTACATTAACAGTAAGGTCGATGACTTCTACCGTTTCCTGCCTGAACAACTCCAAACGACCAGTAACCAGGTGATTCTGATTGGCGCCGCACCACTTAACAATTACTTCATTCCTAAGGATGCAGTGAGTTACACATTACCGTTGAAGCAATTCAACGAGTTCAGCCGGGAAGTCATTGGCGCGTCCGACCAGTACCTCATGGAACGGCTGCATTTGACGGAAGAAAACGTTGAGCTGGTGTTGCCCGAAGTGCTCTTGATTCAGAAACTGCTCACCGTGGTTCACGCCGACAAGCTCTATCTGGTCAACCTCAACGTCTTGGACGGGTTAACCACCAACGAAGAGATTGCGGCCGGTAACCACAAGTATCACTTTGAAAACCAGATTCTGGCCTCTGCCGATGACTTGGCTCGCCGGTTTCGCGTCGAGCCACATCACATGGAACTGGTCCGGCACTTTGCGCTCCACCTATTTGATCAGCTGAAGACGCTCCACCGTTTGACGCCGCGCGACCGCTTATTACTTCAGATCGCCGCGATCGTCCACGACATCGGTGGCTTCATTGATACGCATGAACACTATCTCCATTCGGACTACGTGCTGAAACAATCCGAGATGCTGGGGTTGTCCGCCGAAGAAACGCAAATCATTGCGGCCGTGTCGCGCTACCACAGTACCCGCACGCCGGCCGAGGACATCACGCATTTCCAGCAACTAACGGCCGAGAAACGGTTGACGGTCGCCAAGTTAGCCGCCATTCTCCGTCTCGCCGACGCCCTCGATGACGCTCACCAGCAGACGATTCAACGGATTTCCGTTTCCGTCCGCACCAACAAGGTCATCATCACCGCCTTTAGCGATGACGACTTATCGTTGATTCGTTGGGCATTTAACTACAAGGCTCAGTTCTTCACGGACGTCTTCGGCCTGCAACCCGTGTTTAAACAAAGGAGGTTACACAAATGA
- a CDS encoding LicD family protein — MTRLIDRIHQVELGNLEQFITLCTDLHLPYLMMGGSLLGTIRHQGFIPWDDDVDVGLLRADYDRLLAAAPAYLANTHYFLQTPASDENYGLSYAKLLDRNTYIEEKNNVNAARKGIFIDIFPLDRIPLDTSLQREQMTKFQLLNTRILFQLRYHLVDNPLRKLQSPLSAEQLGDVKALKAERQALMTTYQADTSLLQVKNLASQYAYNKEVFTVAEVSDLTPMPFEHLTVQVPRMYASILTGMYGDYMTLPPKNQRTEKHLDKVIMDNQVFTE; from the coding sequence ATGACGCGTTTAATCGACCGTATTCACCAGGTGGAACTGGGCAATCTTGAACAGTTCATCACCCTATGTACCGATCTTCATCTGCCCTACTTGATGATGGGGGGCTCCCTTCTAGGTACGATTCGTCATCAAGGATTTATTCCCTGGGATGACGACGTGGACGTTGGCCTGTTGCGTGCGGACTATGATCGCTTATTAGCGGCAGCCCCCGCCTACCTGGCCAACACCCACTACTTCCTGCAGACACCGGCTAGCGATGAAAATTATGGTCTGAGCTACGCCAAGCTACTCGACCGGAATACTTACATTGAAGAGAAAAACAACGTGAATGCCGCACGGAAGGGTATCTTCATTGATATCTTTCCCCTCGACCGCATTCCGTTGGATACCAGTCTCCAGCGTGAACAGATGACTAAGTTTCAATTGCTCAACACGCGGATTCTCTTCCAACTCCGCTATCACTTGGTCGACAATCCACTGCGGAAATTACAGAGTCCCTTGTCCGCCGAACAACTAGGCGATGTCAAGGCATTAAAGGCCGAGCGACAAGCGTTGATGACTACCTATCAGGCGGATACCAGCTTGCTGCAGGTCAAGAATCTCGCGTCGCAATACGCCTATAACAAAGAAGTTTTTACCGTTGCGGAGGTTTCCGACTTAACGCCGATGCCGTTCGAGCATCTGACGGTTCAGGTGCCTAGAATGTATGCTAGCATTCTGACGGGGATGTACGGGGACTACATGACCCTGCCCCCGAAGAATCAACGTACCGAAAAGCATTTGGACAAAGTCATCATGGACAACCAGGTCTTTACGGAATGA
- a CDS encoding DUF5067 domain-containing protein yields MHQSLKIGTVLGLLLLLTGCGASNQKAQPASSSHHASQATKKVSRSSQSSSSLSQAKTATFANQQFTIDHVTYKLTGTEVTGSATANRNLFVIYYTVTNQQSKSIVPSDLWESAVSATQNGKSLTTGNLAFTTSQTKDNNLLNHTVMPVKAGKSVNGLATFEPKNTDPVTVTFKDTHGQVVHTSHYDLT; encoded by the coding sequence ATGCATCAATCACTAAAAATTGGAACCGTTTTAGGCCTGCTGTTGTTGCTAACCGGCTGTGGTGCTTCGAACCAGAAGGCCCAACCGGCTAGCAGTAGCCATCATGCGTCGCAGGCCACCAAAAAGGTTAGCCGTTCGAGCCAGTCGAGTAGCAGCTTGTCTCAAGCTAAGACGGCCACGTTTGCCAATCAGCAGTTCACGATTGACCACGTGACTTACAAACTCACTGGCACCGAGGTCACGGGGAGTGCGACCGCGAACCGCAATTTATTCGTTATCTATTATACCGTAACTAACCAGCAAAGTAAGTCCATTGTACCAAGCGACCTGTGGGAAAGTGCCGTCAGCGCCACGCAAAATGGCAAGTCGCTGACTACGGGTAACCTGGCCTTCACCACTAGTCAGACCAAGGACAACAACCTGTTAAACCACACCGTCATGCCCGTGAAGGCTGGGAAGTCGGTAAATGGTCTGGCCACCTTTGAACCCAAGAATACCGATCCGGTGACGGTCACGTTCAAGGATACACACGGACAGGTCGTCCACACCAGTCACTATGACTTAACCTAA
- a CDS encoding MarR family transcriptional regulator — MAEQEQSLLDAFIDVYMSSLKYLDEFVSEPARAFHLSFEQYLILREITRNQNVTLMDIASKRQVTRSAISRQIKVLLKQGYLRQQPDENDRRRLYLIATDAGTHAERVIRQRINQRFQGWVDVYGNDRAHEILKFIQDFSQVTRMKK; from the coding sequence ATGGCTGAACAGGAGCAGTCTTTATTGGACGCTTTTATTGACGTCTACATGAGTTCACTCAAGTATTTGGATGAATTTGTTTCGGAACCAGCAAGAGCGTTTCATCTGTCGTTCGAACAATATCTGATCTTAAGAGAGATTACGCGCAATCAGAACGTGACGTTGATGGATATTGCCAGTAAACGGCAGGTCACGCGCAGTGCGATTTCGCGGCAGATTAAGGTGTTATTGAAGCAAGGCTACTTGCGGCAACAACCGGATGAAAATGACCGGCGGCGGTTGTACTTAATCGCAACCGATGCGGGGACTCACGCGGAACGGGTGATTCGCCAACGCATCAACCAACGCTTTCAAGGGTGGGTTGATGTCTATGGCAATGACCGGGCCCACGAAATTTTGAAATTCATTCAAGACTTTAGTCAGGTTACCCGCATGAAGAAGTAG
- a CDS encoding OsmC family protein produces the protein MNREKFPPLYRTVAANDGGLESHSYVSGGLDVLTSHPLNDQPGANPEQFIGLALSTCLNATLEAIEERRGLPHTSQVHTIVEMARDTHGFQFYLTAEVKVPGVDHDTAAAMIDLAERRCPVAKLLGGSANVTVQQVTDFSPAPAITR, from the coding sequence ATTAACCGCGAAAAATTTCCACCACTCTACCGAACCGTTGCCGCCAACGATGGCGGTCTGGAAAGTCACTCGTACGTATCCGGTGGCTTAGATGTTTTAACCAGTCATCCGCTCAATGACCAGCCCGGCGCTAATCCGGAACAGTTCATTGGCCTGGCGTTGAGCACTTGTCTCAATGCCACGCTGGAAGCCATCGAGGAACGCCGGGGCCTTCCCCACACCTCGCAAGTCCACACGATTGTTGAAATGGCACGGGACACCCATGGCTTTCAATTTTATTTGACCGCCGAAGTGAAGGTCCCTGGCGTCGATCACGACACAGCAGCTGCCATGATTGATTTGGCTGAACGGCGTTGCCCCGTCGCGAAACTTCTCGGCGGTAGCGCCAACGTTACTGTCCAACAAGTGACGGACTTTTCGCCTGCGCCAGCAATCACACGTTAA
- a CDS encoding DUF1304 domain-containing protein produces MQIILNILIYLVALEHLAIMGLEIWGSDATQAKAFGMSLRFVQQPEAKTALANQGIYNGMLGVSLIALQWVLTGRASLIATAILLIFIVIVAIFGSLTAKKEIFWLQGMPSLVTLLVLLVLLV; encoded by the coding sequence ATGCAAATCATTCTAAATATACTTATCTATCTGGTCGCCCTCGAACATCTGGCCATTATGGGCCTCGAAATCTGGGGCAGTGACGCAACTCAGGCCAAGGCCTTTGGGATGTCACTGCGCTTCGTTCAACAGCCGGAAGCCAAGACGGCACTGGCCAATCAAGGCATCTACAACGGAATGTTGGGTGTTAGCCTGATTGCCCTGCAATGGGTGTTGACCGGTCGCGCCAGTCTGATTGCCACCGCCATTCTATTGATTTTCATCGTCATCGTGGCCATTTTTGGCAGTCTCACCGCGAAAAAGGAAATTTTTTGGCTGCAAGGAATGCCGTCACTCGTGACGTTACTCGTTTTACTAGTTTTATTAGTTTAA
- a CDS encoding alcohol dehydrogenase, whose product MRLLDLSGQQFGRLTVIRRDGTAKNGNATWLCKCSCGNLVTVDSYRLRHGITVSCGCYRRDISKARLTKDPRTRKQIGNATNLPLVNGSNVAALTKISSRNISGVIGVSFDKRSGKWAARLFYHGRYVLNQNFSDFNDAVAARRQAEQQLNQRENFKVEESAEG is encoded by the coding sequence ATGAGACTCCTAGACTTAAGCGGCCAACAATTCGGCAGACTGACGGTTATTCGGCGAGACGGCACGGCCAAGAACGGTAACGCGACTTGGTTGTGTAAATGCAGTTGTGGTAATTTAGTGACGGTCGATAGTTATCGGCTCCGTCACGGCATTACGGTCAGCTGTGGGTGCTACCGCCGCGACATCAGTAAGGCCCGGCTGACGAAGGATCCCCGGACGCGTAAACAAATTGGGAACGCCACGAATTTACCGTTAGTCAATGGTTCTAACGTTGCAGCCCTGACCAAGATTAGCTCCCGCAATATTTCCGGGGTTATCGGTGTTAGCTTCGATAAGCGCTCGGGCAAGTGGGCGGCACGTCTATTCTACCATGGTCGTTACGTTTTGAATCAAAATTTTAGCGACTTTAACGATGCGGTCGCGGCTCGGCGTCAAGCGGAGCAACAGTTAAACCAACGAGAGAATTTTAAAGTTGAAGAATCCGCTGAAGGCTAA
- a CDS encoding class II fumarate hydratase, translated as MEYREEADTLGTVRVPATALWGAQTERSRHNFTTGPLMPLPLIRALLQIKRAAATANRDLGELREEKAELISRAATDLLALPDDQLRPDFPLHVYQTGSGTQTNMNVNEVIAHQTAKYDPTNGVLPNDDVNHGQSSNDVFPTAMAITARVAVRQLEDAVQHLMDELAVKQAAYQDVVKIGRTHLQDATPLTFGQEVSGWVSMLDHDWDYLKSLDDSLLELPIGGTAVGTGLNAAPGFASLVAEQLSQAYNQPFTAKTNKFFGLAAHSGLNVVHGGLKTLASDLLKIANDVRFLASGPRAGYHELNIPANEPGSSIMPGKVNPTQAEALTMAATRVMGNDVTITVAASQGNFEMNVYKPVIIETFLESATLLTGTVTGFADKLVHGLTVNTQRMADLVDQSLMTVTALSPYIGYHASAEIAQLAEREGLTLRAAAVKSGKVTADQFDQWVDPLAMTGVKQPRN; from the coding sequence ATGGAATATCGTGAAGAAGCGGATACCTTGGGGACAGTGCGGGTACCGGCGACGGCTCTGTGGGGTGCGCAAACGGAACGGAGTCGGCATAATTTTACGACGGGGCCGCTCATGCCACTGCCGCTGATTCGGGCACTATTACAAATTAAGCGGGCCGCCGCAACCGCCAATCGGGATCTGGGAGAATTGCGTGAGGAGAAGGCCGAGTTGATTAGCCGTGCGGCTACAGACCTGTTGGCCTTGCCGGATGATCAGTTGCGTCCGGATTTCCCGTTGCACGTTTACCAGACGGGATCGGGGACGCAGACCAATATGAATGTTAATGAGGTTATCGCCCACCAGACGGCCAAGTACGACCCAACCAATGGCGTGCTGCCCAACGATGATGTCAATCATGGTCAGAGCTCTAACGATGTCTTTCCCACGGCCATGGCCATTACGGCGCGGGTGGCGGTGCGCCAACTGGAGGATGCCGTGCAACATCTGATGGACGAACTGGCAGTCAAGCAGGCGGCCTATCAGGATGTGGTCAAGATTGGTCGGACCCATTTACAGGATGCGACGCCCTTGACGTTTGGCCAGGAGGTCAGTGGTTGGGTTAGCATGCTGGACCATGATTGGGATTACTTAAAGTCCCTGGACGATTCGCTGTTAGAGCTACCGATCGGCGGGACGGCCGTGGGCACGGGGCTTAACGCCGCCCCGGGCTTCGCCTCGTTGGTGGCTGAGCAGCTCAGTCAGGCCTACAACCAACCGTTTACGGCCAAGACCAATAAGTTCTTCGGATTGGCGGCGCATTCCGGACTCAACGTGGTGCACGGTGGTCTGAAGACACTGGCCAGCGATCTGTTGAAGATTGCCAATGACGTACGGTTCCTAGCCAGTGGTCCCCGGGCTGGTTATCACGAACTGAACATTCCGGCCAACGAACCGGGGTCGTCGATCATGCCCGGCAAGGTCAACCCGACCCAGGCGGAGGCACTAACGATGGCTGCTACCCGGGTGATGGGCAATGATGTGACGATTACAGTGGCGGCCTCGCAGGGGAATTTTGAAATGAACGTCTATAAGCCGGTGATTATTGAAACTTTTCTGGAATCGGCGACGTTGTTGACGGGGACAGTAACTGGATTTGCGGACAAGCTCGTGCATGGTTTGACGGTCAACACGCAACGGATGGCGGACTTGGTCGACCAATCGCTCATGACCGTTACCGCGTTGTCGCCGTATATTGGCTACCACGCGAGTGCCGAGATTGCCCAGTTGGCGGAGCGTGAGGGGTTAACCTTACGTGCAGCGGCCGTCAAGTCCGGTAAGGTTACGGCCGATCAGTTTGACCAGTGGGTGGACCCCTTGGCGATGACCGGGGTTAAACAACCGCGGAATTAG